From the Nitrospirota bacterium genome, the window CCAGAAGGTGATAATTTCCATGGCAAGTGGCACAGAATCCGCTTATCGTCTTGTTAGCCGGAGCTACTGTCATGACAGGAGGAATATGACAGTTGCTGCACATATCCCCACTCATGGGGATTGAGTCGCCATAGTATTCATTATGATTATCGGCATTGTAGTTCTGCCACTTATATGCTCCGTTATTCTCAAACCCCTTCACCCCTCTCAGGAAGCGGTAGCTGTTATGGTTCTGGTCAGCAATGTCACACCTGCCATCCACGTTCTGATGATGGGCACCCTTCAGACTGTTCAGCCCGCTCCCGCTCGCATTGAAAGAACGGGAGCCATGACATCCGTTGTTTCCCGCACAGGTCAGCTCGGTATTTTTTGCCATCGGACTATGGAATCTGCCCGGCGCATCGGTAAGCACATCGTCAATATTGCCGAGGTCTATGACATTATGACCTTTTGTGTCTGATGCACCGCTTCCTTTTGCCCCAAGAATATACGCAAAATTTCCTCCGGCAAGGTCCCCGGTGCTATCGGTATGATAGACCTGCGGGATATCGCTTCCGCTTATGGTAATTATCTTGTTTGCACCCCCCATGCCGTGACATCCGAGGCAGTCTCCCCGGACAAGCAATTTGTAGGGACCTGTTCTTTTCCAGGGTGTTCCATCTGCCCCGTAATCGGCCATGACTGAACTGTTCTGGCTGTTGTGCATGGTATGGCAGTTTGCGCAATTTCCGGTTATTTTTGCATCCGAATCACGATACAAGAGAAAAATCAATACCGATAGTATGAACACCCGCATTACCACATTAAGGCGTTGTCTTGGTTCACATTTCATGTCACATCCTCACAGTGTCTGGATTGATTGCATTGCACAATATTTAACATTTGATATAGTATTCAGAGCGCCAGCAACAGTACAGAGAAGATATTTCTGCATTATTTAACAACAATCTTCAGAAAATACACAAATATAAAGAAATAGATTCTCTTTAATATTAGCTAATGCTATTTAATCTAAGGGCGGGGAGCAATTTTTGTCAAGTATTTTGTCTCATGTCCGACACATCA encodes:
- a CDS encoding cytochrome c3 family protein yields the protein MKCEPRQRLNVVMRVFILSVLIFLLYRDSDAKITGNCANCHTMHNSQNSSVMADYGADGTPWKRTGPYKLLVRGDCLGCHGMGGANKIITISGSDIPQVYHTDSTGDLAGGNFAYILGAKGSGASDTKGHNVIDLGNIDDVLTDAPGRFHSPMAKNTELTCAGNNGCHGSRSFNASGSGLNSLKGAHHQNVDGRCDIADQNHNSYRFLRGVKGFENNGAYKWQNYNADNHNEYYGDSIPMSGDMCSNCHIPPVMTVAPANKTISGFCATCHGNYHLLAGIGGDINAPFTRHPTDVVLPASGEYAAYTTYSPQTPVGRRAVPSSMGNTVTPGTDVVTCLSCHAAHGTDYPDILKWDYSAMVAGGGGAAAAEGCFTCHTQKK